The sequence CGATTCGCAAATGCAATGCACGTTACCAATGCTTTGCCCAAGGATAAACACTGCAATTGTTTTCCGGCCCGGCGCGAGTAGTGTGCCGCGCCCGGTGATCAGAGCATCACCGATTTAGGAGAAAAAGATGCAGATCACTGACCATAAGGTTGTTTCATTTCACTACACCCTGACCAACGATGCCAGAGAGGTTCTCGACACAACCACTGGTGGCGAGCCACTACCTTACCTGCATGGTGAGGAGAATATCGTTCCTGGCCTTGAGCTGGCACTGGAGGGCAAGAGCGTTGGCGACAAGCTGAAAGTCTCCCTTGATGCTGCAGATGCCTATGGCGAGCTGGATCCAGCGCTTATCGAGGTTGTATCCGCGGATCTGTTTGAGGGCATTGAAACACTTGAAGCCGGCATGGAGTTCGAGACCGAGTCCGACGATGGTGAGGTTGAGTTTGTACGCATTACCGCCATCGATGGCGACAATGTCACGATTGACGGCAACCACCCACTGGCGGGC comes from Mariprofundus aestuarium and encodes:
- a CDS encoding FKBP-type peptidyl-prolyl cis-trans isomerase, encoding MQITDHKVVSFHYTLTNDAREVLDTTTGGEPLPYLHGEENIVPGLELALEGKSVGDKLKVSLDAADAYGELDPALIEVVSADLFEGIETLEAGMEFETESDDGEVEFVRITAIDGDNVTIDGNHPLAGQNLTFDVEITDIRDATEEELEHGHVHGDDEGCCGDEDCCS